The Mytilus galloprovincialis chromosome 11, xbMytGall1.hap1.1, whole genome shotgun sequence genome contains the following window.
TATTTAAACTACTGATATTTGGATAGCGAGACAAAACCGCCTGCACTGTGTCAATTGCTTTAGAACACCCGACAACCTagacttaaggatgttcgcttgtcatgttttggaatgtTTGTAAGACTTTCGAaattctctggttttatccatttgaatgccttaaaaatgTTTGCCCAATTACcccctttttctttttataaaactttcaCATGTATAATGCCAAGCTATTAATTGATTTTTGATACTTGTCAATGATTAAGCTATAAAAAGTCAAGAGATAACATTTTTTCAGCCAAAATTTTAAAGGATAataacaagcacattgacctctaTATTTtattgctcttttgattccttcaTTTATCACTTATCAATATTTACTAGCATTTTGAAAAACTTATTATTTTGAAAGTGAGAAGCGAACTCCTTTAATCAATAAATCAGCTTTCGGAGGCATAGTATTcactttcctcgtcagttttacaAAGTACATGAAACATGTATTTTGCTACTGCcgtgatattttcaaaataccctAATCCCATAGCTGcatttaaatttccaaaaaatataaTGACGCTTGTGGCAAAAAAAATTCGTCGAGGTCCACATGGTCCAATCTATGGAAACTTCTGACTGGCCAATAGTTCAATGCTGGTAATTTGAAAAAAGTCAATATATTGTGTACTTAGTTTATATAGAAAATGTTAGCTGATATATAGTTAAATAGGAAATTTTATTTCCCCGACTACTATAACTCAGTATATAATTGTATGAAcgtaataaaaacagaaaaatatcaaTACAGGTAAATAGATACAAGACGTGGCGACCAATACATTTACATTATGTAGTCAATCAGACTGAAATACAGAGCTGTTAAACACGCATTCCTTTGAACGATCTGCAACGTTTCCTGTTTATAGTTGAAAGAATATTTAGAATCCTTTTGTTAATTGTTAATTACGGGTAGGGTAGTTGTTGTCGCATTGAAAATATACCTAACGTTCATTCTTTcactattatttattttcttttattaggTCTTAAGAGAGAAATCAAAGCCAGTTGGTAAGTTATATCTCTTAGGATTACAAAGTAAGTGATTGAAACAAAACGTTccgaatattaaaaaaaaaagaaaataattgtttagCTTACCTGGCACAATGAGCCATTTGCCTAGAAACGGACTGTTTAATTTTCTGAACTGATTTTTTGTAATGAatcaatacaaattaaaaatgagTTACAATTGAGCAAGAAGAATAACACTAGAAACGTTATAGATAAGAAATCAGTTGTGTCGGAAGGGTACGAAGTGCAAGAGCAATAAGGGCCACTTAGGGCATTACTATTACACATTACTATGtgaattcatttcttttttttcctaATCTATGGTACAAGACATAGCAGACTCCAATCACCAGGACACCCCAAGTGATCAAGATTTAAAAGAATTGTCAAAACAGATAGGAAATTGTCCCTTGCAATTAGGAATAGAACTAGGATTAAGTTTCAGTGAAGTTGAGCAGAGTTTGTTCAGTTTTCCAAGAGATTTGTCTGGTTTGGTAGAAGATATACTGATGAGGTGGAAAAAAAAGTCAAAGATCAAAACCATCCAGAGTTTGATGACGGCACTTGAACGAGTAAATGCAGGTGGACTCAAATacaaatttacatgtacaaagaataaaaaataagatattgTCGACATATACTCATGTAACTTAACACTCCTTTTGATGTTGACAAATTTTAGATAGAGctcttacattttttttattatatattttatcatgttttttaaattaacttagctatatcaaacatataaacatatatgaaataaataGAAGTCAAAAGTATACTTACAAATCGAAAAAAAACCGTTTACTTAGTTTTTATTCCATAACATTTATTATTCGTTGTCTGTTATCATATGACAAACAGGACGATTTTAACTTTCCAATTATCAATTTCTCATTTCTCAGCAATAGCTAACCCTCTGCTGCATCGTATGGTGTCTACCTATCTCAGTTGATACATTATGTTTGTGCATATTCACAAAATTCGAACTTTATTCACAGGAGTGTGCTctttacgcagaaactgctccaacacaGTTATTagaagaaaatattaaatatgGTGCTAAGAAAATTATATGGACACTAAGATAAATTGGTTAATTTACACTatgtgtctgtgtctaaactaactaacaaTTTGTATATGTCGTTTTTTCGTCACGTTTTATGGTTTACCGTTGTGTGTCCGTCCGTCTGCCTGTCTGTTcttcgtcaacatgtcggacattaatgcaaaaacgctttaaccaatttgcacgAAGCTTCGGttatttgtttaaatcttttGACGTGAGCTCCTGTTCGTTTTCTTGTCCATTAATTTAAGACtcaaataactcaaaaatgctttgatCTTTTTTCCTTAAACTTTGAtggaatgtttatttttttacgtAAGCTCCCTTCCgttttttcaaatttcagattttatgtttccgatgataaatgtattttaatagcCATTTATGTAATGTCTTTAATTATCCGATTTCAAGTACAACAAATGACAAATCAAGCATGTTCGATGCCTATATGTATggaaaaaaagatgtggtgtgattgccaataagacaactctccacaagagaccaaactgatacagaaattaacaacaatatgtCACCAAACGACAGttactgagttacaggctcctgacttgggacaggcacatacatacagaatgtggcggggttaaacatgttagcgggatcccaaccctccccctaacatgGTACAGTGGTATAATAATACAACatcagaacgaactataaaaatcagttgaaaaaggcttaacacagctgatagacaaaaatacaagtatacAATAGAATAGAATAAGAAACATGGTCcactttttaaatacaaaagaaaaGTGTGCCAAATACGAGGAATCAAAATTATTGTCGAATCACGAAAAAAATATGGCTCCCTGTAATTATAGCAAGCAGAGCTCACCAACGCACCAAGTCGGAAGTTGTTTAAATGCCAATCGACAAAAGGTCCAGTACTGAACGTATCCAATCAAATCAAACTTTAGCAAAGGATATAAAACAAAGAGAACAAACACACATTTTTGGTGTACAATGGGTTTGCATTTAAAAAGCTGTTTGCTTATTCAACTAATATGAAATTTAGGTAACAGTATAAAACCCCTGTTTAAATAGTCATTAAtcgaaaattgataaaaaaaaaaatgaaaaaagctgtaagaggaaaacaacggaacaacagaaacgcTAAACTGCTACAAGAACAAACGCCAGCATACATGGAACAAGACagtttgataacaactgccagaTTTCTGACTTGATACTTGATAATTGGGTTGCACATTGTTTCAATACTACCAAACCTCCCGTGTATATAGTATTTTAACAAATACCGTTAAAATTACAACACAACGTGACAGAAAtataaacgagaaaactaacggccttatttatgtaaaaaaataaacgaaaaacaaatatgtaacacataaacaaacgacaaccactgaattacaggctcctgacttgagactattctgtgtaacattttatattggaacttgtagtttgctttctatagtacatttaaaagctagtgaacaaatatttttttcacttttcgtcACTAATTTCTATAATAAAACTTTCTTCCCACCTTTTTTTGTGAAATATGAGAAACACTTTCCCGATCGATAAAAGGTTTATATACATCTTTAACGAATAATTTACTGAtaggcattttttttattatcaagctCAAAAACGAATCCAAATGAGTTGCTGTTAGGTGACATGTGTTGTTGTAAAATAAATCTTTCCAGTCATGTGGTATAGCAAGTTTAATGGATAGAATGTCTACAAAAGTAACATTCAGGTTATACATTTTGTTAATAGCATAATGAGACAACAATTAGCCGTTATCATCTACAATATCATTGATCTTTGACGCCAAGTATATAATCTATAATCAACATTTTTTGTCCTCCAAATATCACATAACTCAAATTCTTCTATAAAATCTTCTAATTTACTCGTATATTTGACAGGTGTGTTATATTTTGAACCACCCATTTTGTCTAAAGAGGTATTTAGTATCGTATTAAAATCTCCACCCAAAAACAAGATTTTGATCTAACTTTTCATttaataaaatctttaatttttcaataaattcaatttgttaattttcaaaaatttcggTCGGCGCATAAtagtttacaaaaacaaaatctgtgTTATCAATTTCAACATTTATAATGAGATACCTTCCGTTTTCATCtgcatttttttcctttaataTATAATCTGTTGAGCTGTTAAACAAAATAGCAAAACCTTTAGAGTTCGTTTCCCCGTGCGAAACATAAATATCTCCACCCCATTCCCTTTTCCATATAGTTTCATATGATTCAATACTGTGTGTTTCTTGCACG
Protein-coding sequences here:
- the LOC143051323 gene encoding uncharacterized protein LOC143051323, producing MGIASFKDFFIHLGMEGREWENTIDMYEGHSAYGKMAMALHKWKLSGSKSNFKDLAEALTKVNLDKHIICQVLREKSKPVDIADSNHQDTPSDQDLKELSKQIGNCPLQLGIELGLSFSEVEQSLFSFPRDLSGLVEDILMRWKKKSKIKTIQSLMTALERVNAGGLKYKFTCTKNKK